ACAGAAACATTATTATTGCAATTGTAGATTATGGAGTTATAAGCTACATTCGGCTATCGGatgtttgttttgaagaaaaagtttataCAGACTTCTCTAAAAAGGGATCTAAAAGGAAAAGGGtgagtaaaaaatttcaacaattGGTCTAAAATAATATGTTCTCGCGGAAAAAaggagagaaaaaaaagttcgGTGACATATCTTGAATTTACTATTAGCTAATCTTTGATGTCTTGGTCGTGGTTCACTAGTCTTTGAATCTAACCATTTCTGGGATTGGAATATTATCGTTGAAGCGTAAAACAGTTTCTTAGTGAAGTATAAAAGCTCAATAAGTGACATAACTTAAGTGGGGATTTTTTCTTAGTCTATAATAcgttatttattgttttttaataagttGATGTCGATTCCTAATTCATTACTAGACATTACTACAAGTAAAGTTGAAGGCTTAGCTTTTAAACAAATCCACATATAGTCTTTACAGATTGATATTTTTGCCTACAAGTTCTATAAAGCAATTCTTTTCCGCCATCAGtaggttttttttaagacgATCATATTCTGCACCATTGGCATTTGAAGCAGTCAAAACcataatgaaataaaaatcaaatttctttttttgattcattaaattgGAAGAACTTAAACGCTGCAAATCCTAGTTTCTCCATTATAACGCAACTGGCCAATTCAAACTTTGTCATATCCTCTTGCAGCCGATTTAGGCGGATCCCTAAGATACCCACTCCCAACTCCCACCTCTGTTGCAAGCAGCGTAATTTAGTAAACACCgattaaaaactttttcgAAAAGTCCTAAATAGGTAATATGAAGTCGTTTACAAGAAATTTAAGAAGATTTCAGACCCCGAGACGAAATTTGCATGGAATCTCTTATACACCAAAAAAAGTGGAAGGAGTTTCGTTTGCCGGGCGCGAGACACCTACTGCGACAGGTTCTTTATCCGTTGTGATTAACGCCGGAAGCCGTTATCAACCAGATGCTGGTGTTTCGCACCTTTTGGAGAAGTTTGCATTTAAAACTACGGAAGAGCGTTCTGCTTTACGGATTACTCGAGAATCTGAACTTTTAGGAGGACAGTTATCAACTCAAATCACTCGTGAGCACATCATATTAACAGCTCgttttttgaatgaatatCTCGAATATTATGCCAGATTGTTGGCTGAAGTCGTTGATGCCACCAAATTCCTTCCTTTCCAGTTAACAGAAGAAGTTTTACCGACCGCTCGCATTGAGTCTGAACTGTTTAGGGAAGACATCCTTAGGGTCGCCATGGCCAAGCTTCACGAAAAGGCTTTCCACCGTGGCATTGGAAACGAAGTTTACCTTCCTGCTTCTGCCAGCCCTTCTATCTctgaaataaaagattttgCTTCAAAGGCTTATGTTAAGTCTAACTTTTCCGTTATTTCCTCTGGTCCCGACGTTCAGAAGGCTTCTGACCTGTGTGCTAAGTATTTTGCCGTAATTCCCGATGGCAGTCCTTTGAAGTCAGCACCCACAAAGATTTCTTCTGGGGAATCACGTGTTTATTCCAAAGGAACCAATTATTTCTGTTTAGGATTTCCAGCTCCCGCTGCTTCTCCTGAGCTTTTTGTGTTGTCTTCTATACTTGGAGGAGATGCTGCCGTGAAATGGTCTCATGGAAACACTCTCCTTGCTAAGGCTGCTGGAACTGCTTCTGAATACAAAGCCACAGCTGTTGCTGATCTCACTCCTTATTCGGATGCCAGTTTGCTATCGGTCGTTATTTCTGGCAGTTGTCCAAAAGCTATTAAAGCTACTGCCTCTGAATCTTTCAAGGCCCTTAAATCATTATCTTCTAATATCCCCAATGATGTTGTTAAAAGTGGCATTGCAATGGCTAAGACTAAGTACTTGTCTGCTTTTGAACCTGTTACTTTGAACGCCATATCTGCTTCATCTTTAGTTTCTGCTTCAAAAGGATCTGATGCCTTTATTAGTGGTTTCGACAAGGTTACCCCCGCATCCATCTCTAAGGTGGTTTCATCTTTATTAGCCAAACCTGCTAGTACAGTTGCTGTGGGTAACCTTGACGTGCTCCCTTACTACGATGAGCTTTAGGATACTTCTCtacaaatctttttttttatcgaaaatctttctttgaaaactttttataCACCATAAGCTTAGGATGAtgttttgaattattttttttcgtaacATACTTCATTACTCAAATTCACAGTCCTGACGGATCGTCTTATGCTCTCCTTTAGGCAACAATGATTAATGTTATTTTCCAATGAATTAATAccaataaataatttgg
Above is a genomic segment from Schizosaccharomyces pombe strain 972h- genome assembly, chromosome: III containing:
- the qcr2 gene encoding ubiquinol-cytochrome-c reductase complex core protein Qcr2, with the protein product MKSFTRNLRRFQTPRRNLHGISYTPKKVEGVSFAGRETPTATGSLSVVINAGSRYQPDAGVSHLLEKFAFKTTEERSALRITRESELLGGQLSTQITREHIILTARFLNEYLEYYARLLAEVVDATKFLPFQLTEEVLPTARIESELFREDILRVAMAKLHEKAFHRGIGNEVYLPASASPSISEIKDFASKAYVKSNFSVISSGPDVQKASDLCAKYFAVIPDGSPLKSAPTKISSGESRVYSKGTNYFCLGFPAPAASPELFVLSSILGGDAAVKWSHGNTLLAKAAGTASEYKATAVADLTPYSDASLLSVVISGSCPKAIKATASESFKALKSLSSNIPNDVVKSGIAMAKTKYLSAFEPVTLNAISASSLVSASKGSDAFISGFDKVTPASISKVVSSLLAKPASTVAVGNLDVLPYYDEL